Part of the Salinigranum rubrum genome is shown below.
TCGATGTAAATGACTACGTCGTGATGCGCGTATCGCGCCGACCGACGTCTTCGACCCCGTCAACAGAACAGAGATAATTAAATCTTTCGACGAGTGAGAACAAAATTTGCGATATTTGGTATTAACCGGAGATAAGGTCTAATAGTTGTGTAATACTCTAGATATTCAAAAATACTACTATAGTTAGGCTACCCTCGAAATAATCGTGAACTAAAGAGAATGGCATCGGGGTTCTCACTGATTCCGCTCACGTCGGTTATCCTTACTACTGAACGCCCCGAGCAGACGTGCTCCAGTGAATTCAACTATTTCTATCGATGTAGTTCGTCGGTCGTTTCCGGAGCGTGCGGTCACGCGGGGACGGCGAAGTTCTCCGACTCCCGTCGAGTGAGACGCCCCCCTCGGTCGTTCATCCACCCTCGGGCGCCGTCGCTCGATGACGTCGAGCGGTTCGAAGGGCAGCATGAGCACCGGCGGTTCAGTCGACGAGCGACGGGTCGGTGTCAAGGTGTGTCCCCGTCCCGTCATGATCTCCGCTCACGCCCGTCGGCGTGTGGTTCCGTCGTCACTCACGGCCGCTTCAGCGCGCCGTCCGCGTCGAACAGACTGTGGCTGTCCTTCGGTTCGCCGGGGTGAGCGCGCGCGGCGTCCTCGTCGAAGGTGACGCCGAGACCGGGTTCGTCCGGGACGGCTATCGCCCCGTCTTCGACCTCGAACTCGTGCTGGATGACCTCGTCGCCCCACGGGACGTCCCGGCTCATGTGTTCGAGGATTTCGAGGTTCTCGAACCCCGCACAGAGGTGTAACGAGGCGGCGGTGCTCACGCCCGCGTTCGGGTTGTGCGGCGCGATGGTCATGTAGCGTGACTTCGCGATGGCCGCGGCGTGCTGGATGTCCTGGAGGCTCCCGTAGTTCGTCACGTCGGGCTGGATGATGTCACAGGCCTGCTTCCGGACGATCTCTTCGGTCGTCTCGTTGTTGTAGATGCGCTCGCCCGTGGCGACGGGCACGTTCACGTGCTGGGTCACGTCCGCCATCACCTCTCTGTCCTCCAGTTCGACCGGCTCTTCGAGGAACATGATGTCGTACTCCTCCAGGGCGTTCGCCACCTCGATGGCCCCGCGTCGGGTGAACCGCCCGTGGCAGTCGAGGCCGATGCCGACGTCCCAGCCGACGGCGTCGCGGACCGCTTCGAGGAGGTCCGCGACCTCCTGTATCTGGTCGTCCGTCAGCGAGTACTCGTAGTGAGCGAACGGATCACACTTGAGCGCCGGATACCCCTGCTCCTCGACGGCCTTCTTCGCGTGGTGCGCGTAGTTCTCCGGCGTCCGCTCGCCGATGTGCCACCCGTTCGCGTACACCGGTATCTCGTCGTGGACCTTCCCGCCGAGGAGCTTTCACACGGGTTCGTCGTAGTACTTCCCGGCGATGTCCCACAGCGCGATGTCGATGGCGGCCGCGACGGCGTTGATGAGCTTCCCGCCGCGCCACGCGAACGGGTAGCGCCTGAGTTTGCGCGAGATGGCCTTTCGGTTGAGCGGGTCCTCCCCGATGACGTAGTGCTTGTGCGCCTCCGTCGTCGCTTCGAGCGCGGCGGTCAACCCCTCCCCGCTCAGCGCCTCGCCGATGCCGTGTATCCCCTCGTCCGTCTCCACCTTGACGAAGAACCAGTTCCGCCAGTCGGCGTCGACGACGAACGGCTTGACAGCTGTGATGTTCACACGCGACTCACGAGAGGCGACGGCAAAGTTCCTCGGGAGGACACCGGGGTTGCCGACTTCAGCCTCGTGTGCGTGCGTTCACCTTCGTCCCCGGACGACCACGCTCCGCACTCTCTCGTCCGGGGACCACCCGAACGGTTATGTCCCCCTCGTGGTGTGTGAGTGGTATGTCCTGTACGACCTACCGTCCGCCGTCACGACAGAGGGGTCGCTGGTGACCCCGTCGCTCCCGCCGGTCTCACCCGACCGGGTCGCCGAAGCGGGCGAGTCGCTCGGGTTCGACCTCACGGACGCCGAGGCCGAGCGGTTCACCGACAGCGTGAACGCCGAACTCGATGGGTACGCCGCGCTCGACGAACTGGCGTCGCCGGACGCCGCCCGGGACGTCACGGTTCGCGACGTCACCCACCCCGGGGAGGGGGACGACCCGCACAACGCCTACGTCACGCGGTTCGTTCTCGACGGGGCCGACGGCCCGCTCGCCGGACTGGACGTGGCGGTGAAGGACAACCTCGCCGTCGCGGGCGTCCCGATGACGTGCGGGTCGCGCGTCTTCGAGGGAGTGATCCCCCGGCGGAACGCCGTCGTGGTCGACCGCTTGCTCGACGCGGGCGCTCGACTCGTCGGGAAGACCAACATGGACGAACTCGCCTACGGGCCGACGAGCGAGACGAGCGGGTTCGGCCCGGTGACGAACCCCGCCGACGCCGACCGGGTCGCGGGCGGGTCGTCCAGCGGGAGCGCCGCGGCCGTCGCCGAGGGGTCCGCGGACCTCGCCCTCGGGAGTGACACCGGCGGGTCGGTCCGCATCCCCGCGTCGTTCTGCGGCGTCGTCGGCGTCAAGCCGACCTGGGGAACCGTCCCCCGCGACGGCTTCGTCGACCTCGCGCCGTCGCTCGACCACGTCGGCACGCTCGCGCGTGACGTCGAAACCGCCGCGCTCGGCCTCGACGTCGTCGGGGGCTACGACCCGCGCGACCCCGCCTCCGCCATCGCCGACCGGACGGGCGTCGGCGCGTGTGCCGAGGCGCTCTCGTCCGCCCCATCACCCGGCGACCTCTCGTTCGGCGTCCCCGACGAACTGCTCGCTGATCACGTCTCCGACGCGGTCCGCGAGCGGTTCGAAGCGGCGGTGTCGTCGCTCGAAGCCGCCGGCGCGACGGTCGAAGCCGTCTCGCTCCCGACCGTCGCCGACGCCGTCTACGTCTGGAACGCCATCACCAACGTCGAGTTCGCCGCCGCGCTGCGCCGTCGCTCGCTCCCGCTGGACCGCCCCGGCCCCTACGACCTCGCGCGCCTCGACGCGACCGCCGCCCAGCAGTCGACTGCCGGCGTCGGCTTCGGCGACGTCGTCCGCGAACGGGCGCTGGTCGGTGCGGTTCTCCTCGACCGGTACGGCGGTCGGCACTACACCCGCGCGCGGAACGTCTGCGCGACGCTCCTCGCGGAGTTCGAGGCGGCGCTCGACGGACACGACGCCCTCGTCGCGCCGACGATGCCCGTCGTCGCCCCCGAACTCGGGGCCCAGAAGCCCCACAGCTACGGCGAGAGCGAGGGGCTGGACGTCCCGCTCGCGTACAACACGAGACCGGCGGACCTCGCGGGCGTCCCGGCGGTGACGGTCCCCGACGGGGGGGACGGCCTCCCGGTCGGCGTCCAGTTCGTCGCCGGTCGGTGTGAGGACCGCGCGCTCCTCCGGGTCGCGCGGGCGTTCGAGCGGGTCAGGGACGCGTAGCGTCGTCGCGTCTCCGCACCTCCCGCGCCGTCGGTGACGGTTCGCGCGTCGCGCTCTGTCTCCTGCCGCGCCCCACACACTGATAACGTCTCGTGTCGGACTCCCACTATCCACGATGCTCGAGTTACCGGACGCCGACCGACTCGCGGCCCTGTCCGACGCAACGCCCGCAGACCTGCCGGACGTCGCGCTCCTCGAACACGTCCGGGACCACCCCCAGGTGGACGACGTGGCCGCGGCGACGCGGACGGCGCTGGACGAGATTCCGGCCCTCGCCGCGCTTTCCGAGGGCGCAACGGTCGGCCTCACGGCGGGGAGTCGCGGCATCCACGACATGCCGACGGTCCTCCGCACGACCGTCGAGTACCTCGACGCGCGGGGGCTGGAGCCGTTCGTCTTCCCGGCGATGGGCAGCCACGGCGGAGCGACGGCGGAGGGCCAGCGCGAGGCGCTCGCCGCGCTCGGCGTCACCGAGGAGACCATGGGCTGTGAGGTCCGGTCGTCGATGGCGGTCGAGCGCGTCGCCGACGACAGCGAGGGGCGACCGATATTCGCCGCCAGCGACGCGCTCGCGGCCGACGCCGTCCTCCTCCTCAACCGGGTGAAGGCCCACACCGACTTCCGCGGCCGCTACGAGAGCGGTCTCGCGAAGATGGCCGTCATCGGTCTCGGGAAGCAGCGCGGCGCGGAGATCACACACAACGTCGGCCTCGTCGAGGGGCTGGACGAGGTGATTCCCGAGCGCGCCGCCGCGCTGTTCGAGGAGACACCTGTGGTCGGTGGTGTCGCCATCGTCGAGAACGCCGACGACCGGGCGGCACACGTCGAGGGCGTCCCGGTCGACGAGATACTCGACCGCGAACCCGACCTCCTGGCTCGCTCGAAGGAACTCCTGCCGATGCTCCCGACCTCGAACCTCGACCTCCTGGTCATCGACGAAATCGGCAAGGAGATTTCCGGCACGGGGATGGACACCAACGTCGTCGGCCGGGTGTGCTACCACAACCAGCCCGAACCCGAGGAGCCGTCGTACACGCGCATCTACGTCCGCGGCGTCACCGAGGCCTCACACGGCAACGGCATCGGCATCGGCCTCGCGGACTTCGTCCACGCGGACCTCGTCGCCGACCTCGACCTCACCGAGACGTACGTGAACGTCATCACGAGCGGGGAGGTCTCCCGGGCGCGCATCCCGCTCATCGCCGAACGCGACGACGTGGCCCTCCGGGTGGCGACGTCGACGACGGGCGTGCGCGACCCGGCGGCCCTCCGGTTCGTCCGCGTGCCGAACACGCTCGACCTCGGTCGGTTCGTCGCCTCCGCCCCGGTCGTCGAGGAACTGGCCGACCGCGACGACGTGCGCGTCCTCGAACGCCGCCCGTTCGAACTCGTCGACGGCGACCTCCCACCCGACCCCTACGCGACCGACGACGAGCGTAGTCGCTGACGATAGGTGGCACCGAGTCAGACGCTGTCCGACTGAGGTGACGAGACCCGCTACTCGTCCATCACCGCGACGACCGGGACGTCCGCTTCGAGGAGGATGGACTGGGTGACGCTCCCGAACAGCGCCTTCCCGACGGGCGTTCGCTTCCGCCCGCCGATGACGAGGTACGAAGCGTCCGACCGCGAGACCTCTCCCTGGAGTTCCTCGACCACGTTCCCGACGAGTCCGCGCGTCGTAACCCGTCCCGGTCGGTCGGTCGACGCTTTGACCACCGTTCGCGCCGTCGACTCGGCGTCGCGCTGTCCGTCCTCGACGGTGTACGGTTCGTCGCGCTGGACTTCGCCGCGTTTTTCGAACTCGTCCTGTTCGAGGACGTGAACCACCACGAGTTCGTCGTCGTACGCCTCCGCGAGGTCCTGACCGACGGTGACGACGCGGTCCGGTTCGTCGTCGCCGTCGACTGCTGCCAGTATCGTCATCGGGTCGCAGGTCACTACAGAGACGTATAAACCTTGTCGAGCGTTCACCTCCCGCGTGCCCTGGCCTCGATTCGCGCCCCGTTCTTCCCCCAGCCGAAGAGCTAACTCCCCCTCGCGTGAGTCACGCAGTATGTCGGAGACAGAGACGACCGTCTACCACGACGCGGACGCGGACCTCTCCGTGCTGAGCGACCGGACAATCGCCGTCGTCGGCTACGGCAACCAGGGCCGCGCACAGGCACTGAACCTCAGAGACTCGGGCGTCTCGGACGTCGTCGTCGGGAATCGCGCCGACGACTCGCGTCAGCAAGCGCGCGAGGACGGCTTCGAGGCGTTCGACATCGCGGGCGCGGTCTCCAGGGCCGACGTCGTCTTCTTACTCATCCCCGACGAGGTCGCCCCGGCGGTGTACGAGGAGGCCATCGAACCGAACCTCTCCCCGGGCGACCTCGTGAACTTCGCCTCCGGCTTCAACGTCACCTACGGCTACATCGAACCCGCGGACGACGTGGACGTCGTCCTGCTCGCCCCGCGCATGATCGGGACGATGGTGCGCGACCTCTACACCCAGGGCCGCGGCGCGCCCGCGCTGTTCGCCGTCCACCAGGACGCGACCGGCGAGGCCCACGAGGTCGGTCTCGGCCTGGCGAAGGGCATCGGCGCGACGCGCTCGGGAGTCGTCGAGTCGACGTTCGAGGTCGAGACGACGACCGATCTGATGAGCGAGCAGGCGCTGTTCCCGCTCTTCGCCCACGCCATCATGGCGAAGTACCGCGTCGAGGTCGAGGCGGGCGTGCCGCCGGAGGTCGCCCTCCTGGAGTCGTACCTCTCGCGGGAGATGGCGTACATCTTCGAGCAGGCGGCGACGAAGGGGATGATCGAACAGCTCCTGTTGCACTCGCGGACGAGTCAGTACGGCCAGTTGAAGGGGCTGGAGTCGTTCGACCCCGAACCGATGGTCGCGTACATGCGCGACCGACTCGACGCCATCCAGTCCGGCGCGTTCGCCGAGGAGTGGCGGGCCGAACAGCGCGAGGGGACGCCGCACCTCGACGAACTGTTCGAGACGTACCGCCAGTCGGCGTTCGTCCAGCGCGAACAGGAGACGATGGAGACGCTCGGCCTCGGCGACCAGTAGCCCTCGAACCGCGCTGGACGACAGCAATAGCTATACGACGACGTCGTGAAGCCCGCGGTGTGTCACCGACCATCACGAAGATCGAGTCGACAGAGTTCGCGTTCCCGGTCGAGGACGCGGGGACGAGCCCCAACTCGTTCAGCCTCGTCTACGATCCCGGCGAGACGCTCCACCGGAAACTGTTCGGCATCAAAATCCACACCGACGTGGGCGTCACCGGCGAGTACGTCGGCGGGAACTCCCCGGCGGCCGCCCAGATCAACCTGTTCGGTCGGTTCCTCGTCGGCCGCAACCCCCTCGACCGCGAGCGCATCTGGAGCGAGGTAAAACGCGCGCTCCGCAAGTACGACCGGATGGGGATGGGTCCCATCGACATCGCGCTGTGGGACTTCGCGGGCAAGTACTACGACGCGCCCATCCACGAACTGCTCGGCACCTATCGAACCCGACTCCCCGCCTACGCCTCCTCGTACGACGGCGACATGAACGGCGGCCTCGACTCGCCGGAGGCGTTCGCCGACTTCGCCGAGGACTGCCTCGACCGGGGCTACCCGGCGTTCAAACTCCACGTCTGGGAGCAGGAGGCGTGGGGCGACGTCGACCGTGCGGTCGAGACGGTTCACGCCGTGGGCGAACGCGTTGGCGACGAGATGGACCTCATGCTCGACCCCGCGTGTCAGTACGAGACGTTCGCCGAGGCGCTGAAAGTCGGGAAGGCCTGCGACGAGCAGGAGTTCTTCTGGTACGAGGACCCCTACCGCGACGGCGGCATCTCCCAGCACGGCCACGCGAAACTCCGCGAGCGCCTGGACACGCCCCTGCTCCTGACCGAGCACGTCCGAGGGTTAGAGCCGCACACGGACTTCGTCGCCAACGGCGCGACCGACTTCGTCCGCGCGGACCCCGAGTACGACGCGGGCATCACGGGTGCGATGAAAATCGCTCATGTGGCTGAGGGGTTCGGCCTCGACGTCGAGTACCACGCGCCCGGCCCGGCCCAGCGACACCTCATGGCCGCCACCCGGAACACGAACTACTACGAGATGGCGCTCCTCCACCCCGACGTGAAGAACCCGGTGCCGCCGGTCTATCGGGGCGACTACGCCGACCAACTGGACTCCATCGACGACGACGGCACCGTCTCCGTTCCCGATGGGCCGGGACTCGGCGTCGACTACGACTGGGAGTACATCGAAGACCACCGGACGGGGAGCACCCACGTCTACGAGTGACCCCCTAGTCGACGTCCATCACCGCCGCGCCGACAGGGAGGCTCTCGGTGAGCGTGACCGCGACGAGCGCCGCCGCAGAGAACGCCAGGATGCTCGCGCCGAGAAAGGCGCTCTCGAACCCGACTACGCTCGCGGCGCCCCCCACCGCGACCGGTCCGACGATGCCGCCGAGGCCGCGGGCGGTCGACCGGAAGCCGATGAGTTCCGATTCTCTCTCGGCGGGCGAGACGTCGCCGATGAACGAGACGGCACCGACGCGCAGCAGCGAGAACGCCAACGCGAGCGTGAGCATCCCGCAGACGGCGACCGCCACCTGGCCGACGTGGCTCTCGACGGTGCCCGCGCCGGCGAGGAGCGCGGCGAACGCGCCGCTGCCGGCCATTCCGGCGCTGATGAGCGGTTTTCGGCCCAGTCTGTCGGCGAGCCCTCCCGAGAGGTACATGAACACCGTCTGCCCGCCGGGGTTGATTGCGAGCAACGCGCCCATCGTCGCCTCCGTGACGCCGAGGGTCGAGACGAAGTACACCGGCAGCAGGCTCCCGGTGCCGATGACGGCGAGGTTCCGGAACAACACGGCGACGTAGAGCCAGCGGAGGCCGTGCGTCCGGAAGTGCGCGCGACCCGCTCGCGTGGGGAAGAGCCGACGGCGAACCTCGCCTGCGACTTCGGCGGCCGACCGCGATTCGGGGGTCGGCGTCGGGTCGTCGATAGCGAGGACCGCGACGAAGACGACGGCCGTGACCGCCGTCACGACGAGGTAGAGGCTCCACGGAACGAGCAGTCCGAGGAGGAAGCCCGCCGACAGTCGACCGACGGTGGAACCGGCCCCCTGGGCGCTGCTGAACAGTCCGATCGACCGCCCGCGCTGTGACGCCCCGCCGAGCGTGTTGACGATGGTCAGAAGGATCGGCAGGTACGCCGCCGCGAACAGCGAGTAGACGGTTCGAACCACGAGCGGCTCGACGACCCCACGAACGACGAGCAGCGGAAGCGTCGCCAGCGTCGCGAGTCCGGCGGCGACCAGCAACACCCGCCGGCGCTTCCCGGTGACGTCCGCCAGCGCCCCCCAGACGGGCGCGCAGACGGTCCACCCGAAGTAGAAGGCGGTGGCGACGAGGCCGACACTGAGCGGGGACCCGCCCGCCCGGCCGATGTAGACCGCCATCGCGGTGGCCATCAACATGGGGCTTCCCTTGCTCGCGGCGGCCGCGGCGACGAGCGCGAGTCGCTGCCCGCGACTGGTCGACGGTGCCGTCACCGACTATCCGTCCCGCCGGCACGTTCTCGGGCACCGTCGAGCGCGTCGGTGACGCCGTCGGCCACGTAGAGCGAGTCGACGCCGGCGACGAGGTAGTCGACGCCCCAGTCGAGCCGTGCGGCCCGCGAGTCGGCGTCGGTCGCGAGCGTTCCGACCGCGACGGACGCGTCGTGGGCGGCTTCGACCGCGCGGTCGACCGCAGCGAGGAACCCTTCGTCCTCCCACTCGCCGAACCGCCCCATCGACATCGAGAGGTCGACCGGCCCGACGAACACGCCGTCGATGCCGTCGACGGCGGCGATGTCGGCGGCGTTGTCGACGGCGCGTTCCGACTCCAACTGGACGTGTCTGACGAGCGTCTCCTCGACCGTCTCGACGTGGTCGGCGAGCGAGCGGCCGTACCCCGTCGCCCGTCCGAGGCCGAGGCCGCGACTGCCCTCGGGAGGATAGCGCGAGGCGTCGACGATGGCCGCCGCCTGCTCGGCCGTCTCGACCATCGGGACCAAGACGCCGTCGGGGTCGCGGTCGAGCGTCCGCTTCAGCGTCGTCGGGTCGTCGTCGGGGACGCGGACGACAGACTCCGTCTCGCCGGGCGCGGCGTCGACCGCGCGGAGCATCGCCTCCATCGTCTCGTAGGACATCGACGAGTGCTCGGCGTCGAGCACTAGAAAGTCGGGGTCGGCGCTCGCCGATAGCTCCGCGAGTTCGGGGGAGGGAACGACGTTCCACGTCCCCACGAGCGGGTCGTCCGCCTCGACGGCGCGTTTGAATCGGCCGGTCATGCGAACATCGACCCCCGGTCGAACAGGTGCTCGGCGGCGACCGCTTCGTCCAGCCCGATGCCGAGACCGGGCGCTTCGGGCACCTCGATGTACCCGTCCTCGATGAGCGGGTCGTCCCGGTCGTGGAGGTCGTCCCACCACGGCACCTCGAGCGCGTGGAACTCCAGCACGTCGAAGTTCGGCACGCAGGCACCGAGGTGGACGCACGCCATCGTCCCGATGGGTCCGCAGACGTTGTGCGGCGAGAACGTGATGTAGTTCTCCTCCGCGCGGTTCGCGATGGCCTTCGACTCGGCGAGGCCGCCGCACGTCGTGGGGTCCGGCGTCACCACGTCGACGCCGAACTCGTAGAGGAGGTCTTTGAACTCGTGGACGCGGAACCGGTTCTCGCCGGTCGCCAGCGGCGTCGACGTCGACCGGGCCACCTCCCGCTGGGCGGCGGCGTTCTCCGGCGGCACCACGTCTTCGAGCCACAGCAGGTCGTACGGTTCGAGTTTCTGACAGAGGCGTTTGGCGCTGTCGAGCGAGTAGTCCCAGTGACAGTCGAACGCGAGGTCGATGTCGTCGCCGATTGCCTCGCGGACGGCCTCGACGGCCTCGACCTTGCGACTCAGCGCCGCGTTGCTCACGCGCCCGTTGTACGGGTCCGGGTTGTTGTCGAACGGCTGGTCGAGGTCGAACTTCAGCGCCGTGTACCCCATGTCGACGACGCGCTCGGCCTCGGCGGCGTACGCTTCCGGGTCGTAGGTGTCGTCGTCGTGCGCGCTGGGGTAGCCGTCTTCGAGCGCGAACGCGTCGCCGGCGTGGCAGTCACAGTAGATGCGCACCCGGTCGCGGTACTTCCCGCCGAGGAGCTGGTAAATCGGCAGTCCGAGGAGCTTGCCCGTCACGTCCCAGAGGGCGATTTCGATGCCCGAGGCGGCCGTCACCACCTTCCCCGTCGTCCCGCCGTGCCCGGACGTCTCCTGGACCATCCGGCGGAACAGCCGTTCCACGTCGAGGGGGTTCTCGCCGACGAGGAAGCGCTTCATGTACTCCATAATCTCGGTGACGCCGCCCCCGCGGTACGACTCGCCGATGCCGGTCACGCCCGCGTCCGTGTGGACGCGGACGAGGTTCCACTCGAAGTTCCCCTCGACGACGCACGTCTCGATGTCGGTGATGGCGACGTCGCGCTCCGGCAGCCGGTTCGTCGCGTGGTTGGAGAAGTCCCTCATCGGAGACTCCGGTCGACCGCGCGGGGGCCGTCGCGTCCGTGTCTCGTCCGCCTCGTTCCCTCGTCGATTCGGGTTCTCGACCGGCGGTCGGTCGCGCGTACCAGAGGTGTCTCGACCGGCCGCGCTCGTCGTCGGAGCGATTCGCCTGCCGAACGCGACGCTCCCGTCGCGTTCGGACGTCGCTCTCTCGCCGTGGGCTTCATGCGCCCACCGAGACGGCACTGGCTCTTAGCTATTGCCCCGGTCGTCGACTCTCGGCTGTCGAATCCTCACCGTTCGGCCCCCCTCCCGACGGCCGTCTGTCGACCCGGTCAGGAGCACGGCACGCCCGCCGCCGCGGCGCGCTCGCGGAGCGTCGCCCGGTCGCGTTCGAGCGGTGCGGGGTCCCCCTCGACTCGGTCCTTCTCGATGCGGGTCGTCACCGCCGCGGCGACCCGACACTCCGCGGCGTGGAGGTCGGCCTCCAGCGCGTCGACTCGGGCGCGCTGGTCGGCCGAGAGGTCGCGCTCGCGGACCGAGTCGAGCGAGTCGGAGACGGTCGCGGACAGTTCGACGGCCTGGTCGGTGTGCGTTTCGAGGCGAGCGACGTCGTCTCGGTCCCACCCCACTTCGACGGCCTCCTCGTCGAGGGCGCCGACGAGGAACGCGCTCTTGTCGAGCGTCGCGTCCGTCCGGGTGTAGCCCGGCACCGCGTCCGCGCGGGTGTCGTACCCGACGAGGACGGCGCGCTCGGGGTCGCTGTACACGTCGTTGGGGTACGCGGCGGCCCCGAGGCCACCCGCCCCGAACAGGAACACGACGACGAGAAACAGCCCCATGAACGCGCGGGGTGCGCCCTGAACGGGGGCGGTGTCGACGAACGGGTGCCGTCGCGTCCGCTCCATCGCCGTCGCGGCCACGCGCTCGACGAGCGACGCGAGGGCGTGTGTCTTCTCGGACGCGCCCGTCACGACCATCCGTCCGTCGGTCGTGACGCGGACGAACGAGTTGTGAAAGCCCGTGTGGCGGACGGTGAGCCCCTCTCCCTCGCGGAAACGGTCGGGGTAGCAGTCGTCGAACGCGTCCGACTCGCTGATGGCGCTCTCGACGGACGCGAGGACGTCCGTCCGGTCGTCGACCGGGTCGTCGGAGACGAATATCGACTTCCGCTCGAAGCTCAGCCCCTCGCCGTTGCGCCGCTGTTCGGCGAGGGACCGCACCCAGAACTTGCCGCGCGCCGCCACGAACGGCACCGCCGGGACGAGCACCGCGGCCGCGAGCGCTCGGGCGTACCCCGCCGCCGACCCGGCGCGAAGCCGTATCTGAAGGCGGTCCACGCGGCGAGGACGACGAGCGTGGCGACGCTCCAGCGGACGAACGTACGGAGCTTGTTCATCTCTCTCGTCCGAGGAACGTCCGCTTGAGATGTCCGATGAGCCCCACCTTGCGACGCTCGCTCTCCGCTTCGAACGCCGGCCCGAGTTTCCGTTCGAGGTCCTCGCGGCTCTCGAAGCGGTCGGCGTCGACCGTCGCCAGGAGCTCCGTCACCATGATGGAGTTCCCCTTCTCGTCCAGTTGGATGTTCGCGAGCGCGTGTTCACGCTCAATCCGGCGAACCGAGACGGGGTACGACCACCCCGATTCGGCGACGAGTTCGTGAACCGCGTCCGGCCCGTGGGTCATGTCCTCCCGTCGCTCGTCCGAGAACATAAACCTTACACGGGTGCTCCCGCCACCCACGGCGGCCGTCCCGCACGCCGCCTCGGTGGGTACGACGGCCGTTTCACCGGACCCGATTTCGAAGGTCGTCGAGTTCGTCCGCGTCGACGGCCGCCCAGTTCGCCGCGAGAACGTCGGCGAGGCGCTGGTAGTACCGGGGGGTGTGCCCGGACGCGTGCGGCGTGATGAACGCGTTTTCGAGGTCCCACAGCGGATGATTCGGGGGGAGCGGCTCGGGGTCGGTGACGTCCAGCGCCGCGCCGCCGATGGCGTTCTTCTGGAGCGCGGCG
Proteins encoded:
- a CDS encoding DUF362 domain-containing protein, which gives rise to MLELPDADRLAALSDATPADLPDVALLEHVRDHPQVDDVAAATRTALDEIPALAALSEGATVGLTAGSRGIHDMPTVLRTTVEYLDARGLEPFVFPAMGSHGGATAEGQREALAALGVTEETMGCEVRSSMAVERVADDSEGRPIFAASDALAADAVLLLNRVKAHTDFRGRYESGLAKMAVIGLGKQRGAEITHNVGLVEGLDEVIPERAAALFEETPVVGGVAIVENADDRAAHVEGVPVDEILDREPDLLARSKELLPMLPTSNLDLLVIDEIGKEISGTGMDTNVVGRVCYHNQPEPEEPSYTRIYVRGVTEASHGNGIGIGLADFVHADLVADLDLTETYVNVITSGEVSRARIPLIAERDDVALRVATSTTGVRDPAALRFVRVPNTLDLGRFVASAPVVEELADRDDVRVLERRPFELVDGDLPPDPYATDDERSR
- a CDS encoding universal stress protein; translated protein: MTILAAVDGDDEPDRVVTVGQDLAEAYDDELVVVHVLEQDEFEKRGEVQRDEPYTVEDGQRDAESTARTVVKASTDRPGRVTTRGLVGNVVEELQGEVSRSDASYLVIGGRKRTPVGKALFGSVTQSILLEADVPVVAVMDE
- a CDS encoding amidase is translated as MCEWYVLYDLPSAVTTEGSLVTPSLPPVSPDRVAEAGESLGFDLTDAEAERFTDSVNAELDGYAALDELASPDAARDVTVRDVTHPGEGDDPHNAYVTRFVLDGADGPLAGLDVAVKDNLAVAGVPMTCGSRVFEGVIPRRNAVVVDRLLDAGARLVGKTNMDELAYGPTSETSGFGPVTNPADADRVAGGSSSGSAAAVAEGSADLALGSDTGGSVRIPASFCGVVGVKPTWGTVPRDGFVDLAPSLDHVGTLARDVETAALGLDVVGGYDPRDPASAIADRTGVGACAEALSSAPSPGDLSFGVPDELLADHVSDAVRERFEAAVSSLEAAGATVEAVSLPTVADAVYVWNAITNVEFAAALRRRSLPLDRPGPYDLARLDATAAQQSTAGVGFGDVVRERALVGAVLLDRYGGRHYTRARNVCATLLAEFEAALDGHDALVAPTMPVVAPELGAQKPHSYGESEGLDVPLAYNTRPADLAGVPAVTVPDGGDGLPVGVQFVAGRCEDRALLRVARAFERVRDA
- a CDS encoding mandelate racemase/muconate lactonizing enzyme family protein, with the translated sequence MYANGWHIGERTPENYAHHAKKAVEEQGYPALKCDPFAHYEYSLTDDQIQEVADLLEAVRDAVGWDVGIGLDCHGRFTRRGAIEVANALEEYDIMFLEEPVELEDREVMADVTQHVNVPVATGERIYNNETTEEIVRKQACDIIQPDVTNYGSLQDIQHAAAIAKSRYMTIAPHNPNAGVSTAASLHLCAGFENLEILEHMSRDVPWGDEVIQHEFEVEDGAIAVPDEPGLGVTFDEDAARAHPGEPKDSHSLFDADGALKRP
- a CDS encoding MFS transporter, which codes for MTAPSTSRGQRLALVAAAAASKGSPMLMATAMAVYIGRAGGSPLSVGLVATAFYFGWTVCAPVWGALADVTGKRRRVLLVAAGLATLATLPLLVVRGVVEPLVVRTVYSLFAAAYLPILLTIVNTLGGASQRGRSIGLFSSAQGAGSTVGRLSAGFLLGLLVPWSLYLVVTAVTAVVFVAVLAIDDPTPTPESRSAAEVAGEVRRRLFPTRAGRAHFRTHGLRWLYVAVLFRNLAVIGTGSLLPVYFVSTLGVTEATMGALLAINPGGQTVFMYLSGGLADRLGRKPLISAGMAGSGAFAALLAGAGTVESHVGQVAVAVCGMLTLALAFSLLRVGAVSFIGDVSPAERESELIGFRSTARGLGGIVGPVAVGGAASVVGFESAFLGASILAFSAAALVAVTLTESLPVGAAVMDVD
- a CDS encoding enolase C-terminal domain-like protein, which produces MSPTITKIESTEFAFPVEDAGTSPNSFSLVYDPGETLHRKLFGIKIHTDVGVTGEYVGGNSPAAAQINLFGRFLVGRNPLDRERIWSEVKRALRKYDRMGMGPIDIALWDFAGKYYDAPIHELLGTYRTRLPAYASSYDGDMNGGLDSPEAFADFAEDCLDRGYPAFKLHVWEQEAWGDVDRAVETVHAVGERVGDEMDLMLDPACQYETFAEALKVGKACDEQEFFWYEDPYRDGGISQHGHAKLRERLDTPLLLTEHVRGLEPHTDFVANGATDFVRADPEYDAGITGAMKIAHVAEGFGLDVEYHAPGPAQRHLMAATRNTNYYEMALLHPDVKNPVPPVYRGDYADQLDSIDDDGTVSVPDGPGLGVDYDWEYIEDHRTGSTHVYE
- the ilvC gene encoding ketol-acid reductoisomerase; translation: MSETETTVYHDADADLSVLSDRTIAVVGYGNQGRAQALNLRDSGVSDVVVGNRADDSRQQAREDGFEAFDIAGAVSRADVVFLLIPDEVAPAVYEEAIEPNLSPGDLVNFASGFNVTYGYIEPADDVDVVLLAPRMIGTMVRDLYTQGRGAPALFAVHQDATGEAHEVGLGLAKGIGATRSGVVESTFEVETTTDLMSEQALFPLFAHAIMAKYRVEVEAGVPPEVALLESYLSREMAYIFEQAATKGMIEQLLLHSRTSQYGQLKGLESFDPEPMVAYMRDRLDAIQSGAFAEEWRAEQREGTPHLDELFETYRQSAFVQREQETMETLGLGDQ
- a CDS encoding enolase-like domain-containing protein produces the protein MNITAVKPFVVDADWRNWFFVKVETDEGIHGIGEALSGEGLTAALEATTEAHKHYVIGEDPLNRKAISRKLRRYPFAWRGGKLINAVAAAIDIALWDIAGKYYDEPV